TGATAGAATTCCATTTTTGATCTGGAGTTAAACCTAAATCTTTTACTACGTATGGCATAAAAGGAACGATTCCAAACCACGAGAAAAAACACATAAAAAATGCGATAGAAGTAATCCAAAATGTTTGGATAGGTTTACTCTTTAAATTAAACAAATCTAGTTTTGTTGATTTTGCTGATACTGACATAATAATTACTTTAAAAAAACAATACGTAAAAAACTACGTATTTATACCGGCAAAAATAGTAGACTTAAAAAGAATAAAAACTATAATTTTCTACAAATTTCACATAACTGCGCAATAACATTTAGTAAACACGTATTAAGCAATTAAAAAACTGCTAAAAAGCAATTTTTGGAATATTTACTTAAAATTTTATGGTGTACTAATAATTTTCCATCTTTGATGTACTCTGAAAAAATTACGTATGTCTATCCAAAACATTATTCATAAAAGAAGAACATTAAAGGTACTTAGTGCAGAACCTAAGCCTATATTAAAAACAGAAGTATCTATTACTGATTTAGAAGAAATGGTTACTTGTGCAGGTAAGGCTCCTTTTCATTACCCTGCAAATAATGAAGCGATTGAACATACTGAACTAAAATCTTTGGCTCCATGGAGATTTTATATTTTGGATACTAAAACTTGTAGAGATTTAGCAAAGTATTATATAGACAACAATATAGATGGCGGAAAAATTGTACAAATGTTACATACTGCATCGGCGCTAATACAAGCTACTTGGATACCCGAACCTTTAGATAATGGAAAAATTGAGTTTCATCAAAAAAACATAGAACATGTTGCTGCTACAAGTGCAGCTATTCAAAACTTATTACTTGTTGCAACTGAAAAAGGATATGAAACATATTGGTCTAGTGGCGGAACTTTAAGAGAAAATAATTTTAAAGAATTGCTTAACATTCCTACCAACGAACAATTATTAGGAAGTATATTTATCTTTTCCGATGACAATATCAAAAACACAAAACAAATTACAGGAGCATGGAGGGAAAAACAAGGGAGCATTAAAGACTTTAGTAGTTTTGTTACTATCTAAAACTAAAGACTTATTTTTGCAAAAAAAATAAATAATCATCATGAAAAATATAATCAATCTTTTGTTTTTTGTGCTTAGTGCTCAGTTATTTTCTCAAGAAATAGGAATAAGACTAGGAAATTTTGGAGATAACAATGTTGCTATTGATGGGATTGTAAACTTTGAAGATCGCACCAGACTACATGGAGATATTACCTTTGGTAATGGAATTGGAGCCAATTTACTTTATGATTTTAAAGTAAAACCTATAAAAGAAAGTAATCCAAACTTTCAATACTATATTGGAGCGGGAATTGGTACTTTTATAGGAGATCCATTTATTTTAGGGGTTAATGGAGAAACAGGAATAGAATATCTTTTAAAAAAGACTCCTATTACTTTTGGTTTAGATTGGAGACCACAACTAAATATTATTACCAAAACCTCTATAGACATATTAAGATTTGGGTTTAACATTCGTTACCGTATAAACGAATTATAATTAAAAATTCATGCAAAAAAGAATAAACATACAAAACAAAAGAGCTCGATTTGAATATGAAATACTAGACAAATATGTAGCTGGAATTGTATTAACGGGGACTGAAATAAAATCTATTAGATTGAGTAAAGCTCGTATTACAGATAGCTTTTGTGAATTTAACGATCAGGGAGAATTATTTGCCATCAATATGTTTATTGAAGAGTATTTGTATGGAAACGCATATAATCACAAACCAAAAAGTTCTAGAAAACTTCTTTTAAATAAAAAGGAATTAA
Above is a genomic segment from Wenyingzhuangia fucanilytica containing:
- a CDS encoding nitroreductase family protein — protein: MSIQNIIHKRRTLKVLSAEPKPILKTEVSITDLEEMVTCAGKAPFHYPANNEAIEHTELKSLAPWRFYILDTKTCRDLAKYYIDNNIDGGKIVQMLHTASALIQATWIPEPLDNGKIEFHQKNIEHVAATSAAIQNLLLVATEKGYETYWSSGGTLRENNFKELLNIPTNEQLLGSIFIFSDDNIKNTKQITGAWREKQGSIKDFSSFVTI
- the smpB gene encoding SsrA-binding protein SmpB, whose translation is MQKRINIQNKRARFEYEILDKYVAGIVLTGTEIKSIRLSKARITDSFCEFNDQGELFAINMFIEEYLYGNAYNHKPKSSRKLLLNKKELKKLNKEVQAGGLTIVPLKMFLNDKGLAKLEIALCKGKKLYDKRQTIKDRDNKISLDRVKKSY